The following proteins are encoded in a genomic region of Gemmatimonadaceae bacterium:
- a CDS encoding sodium:solute symporter translates to MSGGFALVDGLVLVAYLVGTTGLGLWLGGKQKDAKDYFVASHAIPWWGILFSVVASETSALTFISIPGLSYIGNLGFLQVVAGYIIGRFVVAYVLLPKYFAGELVTAYALFEKRFGPETRRFTSVVFMATRAVADSVRIFATAIPVALILGDTLPKEYVMPAAILVLGLLTVVYTYKGGMRAVVYTEMIQAGIYIFGGICALVLLGRSVDGGWSTIITTAGASGKLQAIDWYTGFDRPHTVFAGLIGGAFLAMGSHGADQLIVQRLLASRGLKDAQRALIASGFVVFAQFTLFLCIGLGLYVYYGGKAFEASDQIFPLFILERMPSGLLGLILAAIVAATMSTHSATINALAATTTHDIYLPLTGRKAEDAGTLRTGKLFALAWGVLLTFGALLYPKQGAPVVVVALSIASFTHGGLVGGFSLALLWKRANQRDAITGMSVGIACMAVIVFAKLLISRVPSLAPTLGGVATIAWPWYVLIGTGITLTAGILSSYTHPAPVAPALRVATETETNP, encoded by the coding sequence ATGTCAGGTGGATTCGCCCTGGTCGACGGGCTGGTGCTCGTGGCCTACCTCGTCGGGACGACGGGCCTCGGGCTCTGGCTCGGTGGCAAGCAGAAGGACGCCAAGGACTACTTCGTGGCCAGCCACGCCATCCCCTGGTGGGGGATCCTCTTCAGCGTGGTGGCGAGCGAGACGAGCGCGCTCACGTTCATCAGCATCCCGGGCCTGAGCTACATCGGGAACCTCGGGTTCCTGCAGGTCGTGGCCGGCTACATCATCGGGCGCTTCGTGGTGGCCTACGTACTGCTGCCGAAGTACTTCGCCGGCGAGCTGGTGACCGCCTACGCGCTGTTCGAGAAGCGGTTCGGCCCCGAGACGCGCCGGTTCACGAGTGTGGTGTTCATGGCGACGCGGGCCGTCGCCGACAGCGTGCGCATCTTCGCGACCGCGATCCCGGTGGCGCTGATCCTCGGGGACACGCTGCCGAAGGAGTACGTGATGCCGGCAGCGATCCTCGTCCTCGGGCTGCTGACGGTGGTCTACACCTACAAGGGTGGCATGCGCGCGGTGGTGTACACCGAGATGATCCAGGCCGGCATCTACATCTTCGGCGGGATCTGCGCGCTGGTGCTTCTCGGCCGCAGCGTCGACGGCGGCTGGAGCACGATCATCACCACCGCCGGCGCCTCGGGCAAGCTGCAGGCGATCGACTGGTACACCGGCTTCGACCGCCCGCACACGGTGTTCGCCGGCCTGATCGGCGGGGCGTTCCTGGCCATGGGGTCGCACGGCGCGGACCAGCTCATCGTGCAGCGCCTGCTGGCCAGCCGCGGGCTCAAGGATGCGCAGCGCGCCCTCATCGCCAGCGGGTTCGTGGTGTTCGCCCAGTTCACGCTGTTCCTGTGCATCGGGCTCGGGCTGTACGTGTACTACGGCGGCAAGGCGTTCGAGGCCAGCGACCAGATCTTCCCGCTCTTCATCCTCGAGCGGATGCCCTCCGGCCTGCTCGGGCTGATCCTCGCCGCGATCGTGGCGGCCACGATGAGCACGCACAGTGCCACGATCAACGCGCTCGCCGCGACCACGACACACGACATCTACCTCCCGCTCACCGGCCGGAAGGCCGAGGATGCGGGCACGCTGCGCACCGGCAAGCTCTTCGCCCTCGCGTGGGGGGTGCTGCTCACCTTCGGTGCCCTGCTCTATCCCAAGCAGGGCGCGCCGGTGGTGGTGGTGGCGCTGAGCATCGCGAGCTTCACCCACGGCGGGCTGGTGGGCGGCTTCTCCCTCGCGCTGCTCTGGAAGCGTGCGAACCAGCGGGATGCCATCACCGGCATGAGCGTCGGCATCGCCTGCATGGCGGTGATCGTGTTCGCGAAGCTGCTGATCTCCCGGGTCCCCTCGCTCGCGCCCACCCTGGGCGGCGTCGCGACCATCGCGTGGCCCTGGTACGTGCTGATCGGCACCGGGATCACGCTCACTGCAGGCATCCTGTCGTCGTACACACACCCGGCGCCGGTGGCGCCGGCGCTCCGTGTGGCGACCGAGACCGAGACGAATCCATGA
- the nagB gene encoding glucosamine-6-phosphate deaminase: MQNPEKIPTVISDDPDALSVRVADRIEALMRANGAAGRRTVLGLATGSTPIGVYRELIRRHRTAGLSFAHVETFNLDEYWPMAPDSIHAYHRFMWENFFSHIDIPASQVHLPPGTLARDDVAAACAAYEAAIVAAGGIDFQLLGIGKTGHIGFNEPGSGRDSRTRLVTLDAVTRKDASADFFGEPHVPREAITMGVATILDAREVAILATGEHKASIVRRAVEGPIDLEVAATFLQDHPNTTFYLDGAAAADLTRIATPWLVDEVTWTESLAVRAVVWLSTTVGRAILKLTQSDYAEHRLSSLVAAYGTPGGINGFVFNSLGARIRGRSKLHRHKRVICFSPHPDDDVISMGGILRKMVENENSLVVAYMTSGNIAVFDHDVRRHLDFLVRMGARTTEATTPAALRGPEVREFAISLFGALASKRPGDVDVAAVQDIKRIIRETEAVGGLEVVGLTRDNARFLDLPFYQTGKVRKDPIGAADVRIVRDLLEEFHPEVVFVAGDLSDPHGTHRMCKEAIDAALAEYVALGHPRPEVWLYRGAWQEWPVTEATVLVPLSQEELRLKIQAIFKHQSQKDSAPFPGQDDREFWQRVQDRNTDTAAQLNRLGLAEYFAMEAYVVE; encoded by the coding sequence ATGCAGAACCCAGAGAAGATCCCGACCGTCATCAGCGACGATCCCGACGCGCTCTCCGTTCGCGTGGCCGACCGCATCGAGGCGCTCATGCGCGCGAACGGGGCGGCCGGACGCCGCACGGTGCTCGGGCTGGCCACCGGCTCGACGCCGATCGGCGTCTACCGGGAGCTGATCCGCCGCCATCGCACCGCCGGGCTCAGTTTCGCGCACGTCGAGACGTTCAACCTGGACGAGTACTGGCCGATGGCGCCGGACTCGATCCATGCGTACCACCGGTTCATGTGGGAGAATTTCTTCTCGCACATCGACATCCCGGCCTCGCAGGTGCACCTCCCGCCCGGCACGCTGGCGCGCGACGACGTGGCCGCGGCGTGTGCCGCGTACGAGGCCGCGATCGTGGCGGCCGGTGGCATCGACTTCCAGCTGCTCGGCATCGGCAAGACCGGCCACATCGGCTTCAACGAGCCCGGGTCCGGCCGCGACAGCCGCACCCGGCTGGTGACCCTCGACGCGGTGACGCGGAAGGACGCGTCGGCCGACTTCTTCGGCGAGCCGCACGTGCCGCGCGAGGCGATCACGATGGGCGTGGCCACGATCCTCGACGCGCGGGAGGTGGCGATCCTGGCAACCGGGGAGCACAAGGCGTCGATCGTGCGCCGCGCGGTGGAGGGGCCGATCGACCTCGAGGTGGCCGCGACGTTCCTGCAGGACCACCCGAACACCACGTTCTACCTCGACGGGGCGGCGGCGGCGGACCTGACGCGGATCGCCACGCCGTGGCTGGTGGACGAAGTCACGTGGACCGAGTCGCTCGCGGTGCGGGCGGTGGTCTGGCTGTCGACGACGGTGGGCCGCGCGATCCTCAAGCTCACGCAGTCGGACTATGCGGAGCACCGGCTGTCGTCACTGGTGGCGGCATATGGCACGCCCGGCGGGATCAACGGCTTCGTGTTCAACTCGCTCGGCGCGCGGATCCGCGGACGGAGCAAGCTGCACCGGCACAAGCGCGTGATCTGCTTCTCGCCGCACCCGGACGACGACGTGATCTCGATGGGCGGCATCCTGCGGAAGATGGTGGAGAACGAGAACTCGCTGGTGGTGGCGTACATGACGAGTGGGAACATCGCGGTGTTCGACCACGACGTGCGTCGCCACCTCGACTTCCTCGTGCGGATGGGTGCGCGGACCACGGAGGCCACCACGCCGGCGGCGCTGCGGGGCCCGGAGGTGCGCGAGTTCGCGATCAGCCTGTTCGGGGCGCTGGCGTCGAAGCGCCCGGGCGACGTGGACGTGGCGGCGGTCCAGGACATCAAGCGGATCATCCGCGAGACCGAGGCCGTGGGTGGGCTGGAGGTGGTGGGCCTGACGCGGGACAACGCCCGCTTCCTCGACCTGCCCTTCTACCAGACGGGGAAGGTGCGCAAGGATCCCATCGGTGCCGCTGACGTGCGCATCGTGCGCGACCTCCTGGAGGAGTTCCACCCGGAGGTGGTGTTCGTGGCGGGCGACCTGAGCGACCCGCACGGCACGCACCGGATGTGCAAGGAGGCGATCGATGCGGCGCTGGCGGAGTACGTGGCACTTGGGCACCCCCGTCCCGAGGTATGGCTGTATCGCGGGGCGTGGCAGGAGTGGCCGGTGACCGAGGCGACGGTGCTCGTGCCGCTGAGCCAGGAGGAACTGCGCCTCAAGATCCAGGCGATCTTCAAGCACCAGTCGCAGAAGGACTCGGCGCCATTCCCCGGCCAGGACGACCGTGAGTTCTGGCAGCGGGTGCAGGACCGCAACACCGACACCGCGGCACAGCTCAACCGACTCGGCCTGGCCGAATACTTCGCCATGGAGGCGTACGTTGTCGAATAA
- a CDS encoding iron-sulfur cluster assembly accessory protein has translation MLTISSAATVEVKKFLEAESVDPTVGGLRVAVQPGGCSGFKYSLLIEDKPAEDDTLLAQDGFQVFVDPFSLQYLNGVMIDYTTSMQGSGFTFKNPNATGGCGCGSSFSA, from the coding sequence CTGCTCACCATTTCGTCCGCCGCGACGGTCGAGGTGAAGAAGTTCCTCGAAGCCGAGTCGGTGGATCCCACCGTCGGCGGCCTGCGTGTCGCTGTGCAGCCCGGCGGGTGCAGCGGGTTCAAGTACTCCCTGCTGATCGAGGACAAGCCGGCCGAGGATGACACGCTGCTGGCGCAGGATGGGTTCCAGGTGTTCGTGGACCCCTTCTCGCTGCAGTATCTGAACGGCGTGATGATCGACTACACCACGTCGATGCAGGGGTCGGGCTTCACGTTCAAGAACCCGAATGCGACCGGTGGCTGCGGTTGCGGGTCGTCGTTCTCGGCGTAA
- a CDS encoding beta-lactamase family protein — protein sequence MSLPQRTLVLALACRLLTGTALQAQGAELSPPTPPAGPAPSVSARVQDSLRAVLGRAMSDSAFPGGVAIVGTRAGIIASLGVGRLDVTDSTRPDATTIYDLASLTKIVATTSLMLTLVDRGRVALDAPVVRYLPEWRGDGARTITIRHLLTHSSGLAAWRPFYKEATDQADARAQLLLVGPQVPPGTRYLYSDMNFMLLGLVAERLTGMRLDSAFQALVARPLRLADTRFLPPASALARIAPTEYDPWRQRQLRGEVHDENASRFDGVSGHAGLFATGQDLARVARMWLNRGTLDGVRLATARTVAQFTRVQDTSLSRRALGWETPTGSNSAGHRLSARAFGHTGFTGTSIWIDPARDLFVILLTNRVNPSRQNTRIGGVRVALADAVSGAVDGAAARALPGTR from the coding sequence ATGAGCCTGCCGCAACGCACTCTGGTGCTGGCGCTGGCATGCCGGCTGCTGACGGGGACCGCGCTACAGGCGCAAGGCGCGGAGCTGTCGCCACCCACGCCGCCCGCCGGACCGGCGCCCTCGGTCAGCGCACGCGTGCAGGACTCGCTGCGTGCCGTGCTCGGGCGCGCGATGTCGGACAGCGCCTTCCCCGGCGGCGTGGCGATCGTCGGCACACGCGCGGGCATCATCGCGTCGCTCGGCGTGGGCCGACTGGACGTGACCGACTCCACCCGTCCCGACGCCACCACGATCTACGACCTCGCGTCGCTCACGAAGATCGTCGCCACGACGTCACTGATGCTCACGCTGGTGGACCGCGGCCGCGTGGCGCTGGACGCGCCGGTGGTGCGCTATCTCCCCGAGTGGCGTGGCGACGGCGCGCGCACGATCACCATCCGGCACCTGCTCACGCACAGCAGCGGGCTGGCGGCGTGGCGCCCGTTCTACAAGGAGGCCACCGACCAGGCCGATGCTAGGGCGCAGCTGCTGCTGGTAGGCCCCCAGGTGCCGCCGGGCACGCGCTATCTCTACAGCGACATGAACTTCATGCTGCTCGGCCTGGTGGCCGAGCGACTGACCGGGATGCGGCTGGACAGCGCGTTCCAGGCGCTGGTCGCCCGGCCGCTCCGCCTGGCCGACACCCGGTTCCTGCCGCCGGCGTCGGCGCTCGCGCGGATCGCCCCGACCGAGTACGACCCGTGGCGGCAGCGACAGCTCCGCGGTGAGGTGCACGACGAGAACGCCTCGCGCTTCGACGGCGTGAGCGGGCACGCCGGCCTCTTCGCGACCGGGCAGGACCTGGCGCGGGTGGCCCGGATGTGGCTGAACCGCGGGACGCTCGACGGCGTCCGTCTGGCCACGGCGCGGACGGTTGCGCAGTTCACCCGCGTCCAGGACACGAGCCTGAGCCGGCGTGCGCTGGGCTGGGAGACACCGACCGGGTCGAATTCGGCGGGCCATCGCCTCTCCGCCCGCGCCTTCGGCCACACCGGGTTCACGGGCACGTCGATCTGGATCGACCCGGCGCGCGACCTCTTCGTGATCCTGCTCACCAACCGCGTCAACCCGTCGCGCCAGAACACCCGGATCGGTGGCGTGCGGGTGGCGCTCGCCGACGCCGTGTCGGGCGCGGTGGACGGCGCCGCCGCGCGCGCCCTGCCGGGGACGCGCTGA
- a CDS encoding CDP-alcohol phosphatidyltransferase family protein, with the protein MLLALWNAIKAGYLRVIAPVADLLVRHRVSPNLITTVGTVCTMVAGGIFASGHIRTAGWFMGLTALFDVLDGTVARRTGRSTVFGAFYDSTLDRVADGFVLGGLAVFYGMNATHRSPVMLAITIAGLIGTFLTSYTRARAESLGLDAKVGIMQRPERVALLSAPQAFFGLALDGWVLAGIVTLLSVTAWITAVQRILFVYNVTRAAELVGDESPSPRPAGATPSASSATMPDDVPAPYAP; encoded by the coding sequence ATGCTCCTTGCGCTCTGGAATGCGATCAAGGCTGGCTACCTGCGTGTCATCGCGCCGGTGGCGGACCTGCTGGTGCGCCACCGCGTGAGTCCCAACCTGATCACGACGGTCGGCACGGTCTGCACGATGGTCGCCGGCGGCATCTTCGCCAGCGGGCACATACGGACGGCGGGGTGGTTCATGGGACTGACCGCCCTGTTCGACGTGCTCGACGGCACCGTGGCCCGTCGCACCGGCCGCAGCACGGTGTTCGGGGCGTTCTACGACTCGACCCTCGATCGCGTGGCCGACGGCTTCGTGCTCGGCGGGCTGGCCGTGTTCTACGGCATGAACGCCACCCATCGCAGCCCGGTGATGCTCGCGATCACGATTGCAGGGCTGATCGGCACCTTCCTGACCTCGTACACCCGCGCCCGCGCCGAGTCGCTCGGTCTGGATGCGAAGGTCGGCATCATGCAGCGCCCCGAGCGTGTGGCGCTGCTGTCGGCCCCGCAGGCGTTCTTCGGGCTGGCACTGGATGGCTGGGTGCTCGCCGGCATCGTCACCCTGCTCTCGGTGACGGCCTGGATCACGGCGGTGCAGCGCATCCTGTTCGTCTACAATGTCACCCGCGCGGCGGAGTTGGTCGGCGACGAATCGCCCTCGCCGCGTCCTGCTGGTGCCACGCCGTCCGCGTCGTCGGCGACGATGCCCGACGATGTCCCCGCTCCCTACGCGCCCTGA
- a CDS encoding inositol-3-phosphate synthase, with amino-acid sequence MAGVESIRRGHTSPIGSLTQMATIRLGKRTEHRSPLIKDFVPLAGLGDIVFGAWDPISDDAYTAAKKAGVLTSEHLEPLKDFLTAIKPMSAAFESRFVTRLLGVDNVKTGPSYRDIAEQLRADMRKFKADNGCDRLVIVWCASTEAFIQPGPQHATVASFEQAMDSNDPAIAPSMLYAYAALMENVPFCNGAPNLTVDLPCMLQLANERGIPVSGKDFKTGQTWMKTVIAPGLKARMLGLAGWYSTNILGNRDGEVLDDPASFKTKEESKLSVLHNILQPEVYPELYKDFSHVVRINYYPPRGDNKEGWDNIDIVGWMGYPMQIKVNFLCRDSILAAPIVLDLALFSDFAHRAGMKGIQEWLSFYYKSPMVAPGLQPEHDLFIQQTKLKNTLRFLMGEEQITHLGLEYYS; translated from the coding sequence ATGGCCGGCGTCGAGAGCATCCGGCGTGGCCACACGAGCCCCATCGGCTCCCTGACGCAGATGGCGACCATCCGGCTCGGCAAGCGCACCGAGCACCGGTCGCCGCTGATCAAGGACTTCGTCCCGCTCGCCGGCCTCGGTGACATCGTCTTCGGAGCCTGGGACCCCATCTCGGACGACGCCTACACCGCCGCGAAGAAGGCGGGCGTGCTGACGTCCGAGCACCTCGAGCCCCTCAAGGACTTCCTCACGGCCATCAAGCCGATGAGTGCCGCCTTCGAGTCGCGCTTCGTCACGCGCCTCCTCGGCGTCGACAACGTGAAGACCGGCCCGAGCTACCGTGACATCGCCGAGCAGCTGCGCGCCGACATGCGGAAGTTCAAGGCCGACAACGGCTGTGACCGTCTCGTGATCGTCTGGTGTGCGAGCACCGAGGCGTTCATCCAGCCCGGCCCGCAGCACGCCACCGTCGCGTCGTTCGAGCAGGCGATGGACAGCAACGACCCGGCCATCGCGCCGTCGATGCTCTACGCCTACGCCGCCCTGATGGAGAACGTCCCGTTCTGCAACGGCGCCCCGAACCTCACCGTCGACCTGCCGTGCATGCTGCAGCTCGCCAACGAGCGCGGGATCCCCGTCAGCGGCAAGGACTTCAAGACCGGCCAGACCTGGATGAAGACCGTCATCGCGCCGGGCCTCAAGGCGCGCATGCTCGGGCTCGCCGGCTGGTACTCGACGAACATCCTCGGCAACCGCGATGGCGAGGTGCTGGACGACCCCGCGTCGTTCAAGACCAAGGAGGAGTCCAAGCTCTCCGTGCTGCACAACATCCTGCAGCCCGAGGTGTATCCGGAGCTCTACAAGGACTTCTCGCATGTCGTCCGCATCAACTACTATCCGCCGCGCGGCGACAACAAGGAAGGCTGGGACAACATCGACATCGTCGGGTGGATGGGGTACCCGATGCAGATCAAGGTGAACTTCCTCTGCCGCGACTCCATCCTGGCGGCACCAATCGTCCTCGACCTCGCGCTGTTCAGTGACTTCGCGCACCGTGCCGGCATGAAGGGGATCCAGGAATGGCTGTCGTTCTACTACAAGAGCCCGATGGTCGCCCCCGGCCTGCAGCCGGAGCACGACCTGTTCATCCAGCAGACGAAGCTGAAGAACACGCTGCGCTTCCTGATGGGCGAGGAGCAGATCACGCACCTCGGCCTCGAGTACTACAGCTGA
- a CDS encoding thiamine pyrophosphate-dependent dehydrogenase E1 component subunit alpha, producing MEFPAQPLDLDAMLAFTPRSERDVPRVARPYADQLTREQRLALYRHMRMTRSLEERLVALYRQTKVVGGLFRSLGQEADAVGSAFALERRDIMSPLIRNMGSMLVKGATPLEILRQYMAKGDSPTRGRELNIHFGDLDRGFVGQISHLGDMIPVMAGIALSFKLRGEDRVVLVYIGDGATSTGAFHEGINFAAVQKVPMVVVVENNGYAYSTPTGRQTAANSFMDKAVGYGITGAQADGNDVLAVYDVTRAAVERARAGGGVTLIELITYRRKGHAEHDNQSYVPDGETEWWAANNDPVDRFIAWLRERDGVTDDELAAIDAAVSAEIDAATDLAEASPMPEPLDGLEGIYAEPPRLAPHWYRAGVRTAVEQHERPAGWGTHDG from the coding sequence GTGGAGTTCCCGGCACAGCCGCTCGACCTCGACGCGATGCTCGCCTTCACGCCGCGGAGTGAGCGGGACGTGCCGCGTGTGGCCCGGCCGTACGCCGACCAGCTCACGCGGGAGCAGCGTCTCGCGCTCTACCGGCACATGCGCATGACGCGCAGCCTCGAGGAGCGGCTGGTGGCGCTCTACCGCCAGACCAAGGTGGTGGGCGGGCTGTTCCGCTCCCTCGGGCAGGAAGCGGATGCGGTGGGCAGCGCGTTCGCGCTCGAGCGCCGCGACATCATGTCGCCCCTCATCCGCAACATGGGCTCGATGCTGGTCAAGGGCGCGACACCGCTCGAGATCCTGCGGCAGTACATGGCGAAGGGGGACTCGCCGACACGCGGACGCGAGCTGAACATCCACTTCGGCGACCTCGATCGCGGGTTCGTGGGCCAGATCTCGCACCTCGGCGACATGATCCCGGTGATGGCCGGCATCGCGCTCTCGTTCAAGCTGCGGGGCGAGGATCGCGTGGTGCTCGTCTACATCGGCGACGGCGCCACCTCCACCGGCGCCTTCCACGAGGGCATCAACTTCGCCGCCGTGCAGAAAGTCCCGATGGTCGTGGTCGTCGAGAACAACGGCTACGCCTACTCCACCCCCACGGGGCGACAGACGGCCGCGAACTCGTTCATGGACAAGGCGGTGGGATACGGCATCACCGGTGCACAGGCCGACGGCAACGACGTGCTGGCCGTCTACGACGTCACCCGCGCCGCCGTGGAACGGGCGCGCGCCGGCGGCGGTGTCACGCTCATCGAGCTGATCACCTACCGCCGCAAGGGCCATGCGGAGCACGACAACCAGTCCTACGTGCCCGACGGCGAGACGGAGTGGTGGGCCGCGAACAACGACCCCGTCGATCGCTTCATCGCGTGGCTGCGCGAGCGTGACGGCGTCACGGACGACGAGCTCGCGGCCATCGATGCCGCGGTGTCGGCGGAGATCGACGCGGCCACCGACCTCGCCGAGGCGAGCCCGATGCCCGAGCCGCTGGACGGGCTGGAGGGGATCTACGCCGAGCCCCCGCGGCTGGCACCGCACTGGTACCGTGCGGGCGTCCGCACCGCCGTCGAGCAGCACGAGCGGCCGGCCGGCTGGGGCACGCACGATGGCTGA
- a CDS encoding alpha-ketoacid dehydrogenase subunit beta, whose product MAEITYLEAIREALTEEMERDPNVFCLGEDIGAYGGAFKVTEGLQARFGDTRVIDTPIAEAAIIGAAAGAAHMGMRPVAELQFIDFISCGYDMLTNYVATARYRAFLPCPMVVRGPSGGYVRGGPFHSQNPEAAFLHTPGLKIVYPATAADAKGLMKAAIRDDDCVLFFEHKYLYRRVKDVMPAGDHVVPIGKARVAREGTDVSIITYAATVWKALEAAAQLEREDGISVEVIDLRTLLPMDDEAIAATVRKTNRVMIVHEDTRTGGIAGEITARINETCFEWLDAPVLRVTAHDVPLPYSPPLEDYVLPQVSDIVAVARHLARY is encoded by the coding sequence ATGGCTGAGATCACCTACCTCGAGGCCATCCGCGAGGCCCTCACCGAGGAGATGGAGCGCGACCCGAACGTCTTCTGCCTGGGCGAGGACATCGGCGCGTACGGCGGGGCGTTCAAGGTCACCGAGGGGCTGCAGGCACGCTTCGGCGACACGCGCGTGATCGACACGCCGATCGCCGAGGCGGCCATCATCGGGGCCGCCGCCGGTGCGGCGCACATGGGGATGCGTCCGGTCGCGGAGCTGCAGTTCATCGACTTCATCTCGTGCGGCTACGACATGCTCACGAACTACGTCGCCACCGCCCGCTACCGGGCCTTCCTGCCGTGCCCGATGGTGGTGCGCGGCCCCAGCGGCGGATATGTCCGCGGCGGGCCGTTCCATTCGCAGAATCCCGAGGCGGCGTTCCTGCACACGCCTGGCCTCAAGATCGTGTATCCGGCCACGGCCGCCGATGCCAAGGGCCTCATGAAGGCCGCCATCCGCGACGACGACTGCGTGCTGTTCTTCGAGCACAAGTACCTCTACCGGCGCGTGAAGGACGTGATGCCGGCCGGTGACCACGTGGTGCCGATCGGCAAGGCGCGCGTGGCCCGGGAGGGGACGGACGTCTCGATCATCACCTACGCCGCCACCGTCTGGAAGGCGCTCGAGGCCGCCGCGCAGCTCGAGCGCGAGGACGGCATCTCGGTGGAGGTCATCGACCTGCGCACGCTGCTGCCGATGGACGATGAGGCGATCGCGGCCACGGTGCGCAAGACGAACCGCGTGATGATCGTGCACGAGGACACGCGCACCGGCGGCATCGCCGGCGAGATCACCGCCCGCATCAACGAGACCTGTTTCGAGTGGCTCGACGCGCCGGTGCTCCGCGTGACGGCGCACGACGTGCCGCTGCCGTACTCGCCGCCGCTCGAGGACTACGTTCTGCCGCAGGTGAGCGACATCGTCGCCGTCGCGCGCCATCTTGCCCGCTACTGA
- a CDS encoding 2-oxo acid dehydrogenase subunit E2 yields MARIDIVMPQMGESIAEGTLSRWLKKPGDTVKRDEPLFEISTDKVDAEIPSPSAGILVEVIVTEGMTVPVQAIVARLETDAAAAVVFASPAPAPAATPSVATPAPASAAPVTEAPAPAPAPPAAPAGSVEERLRTRSSPLVRKIAAEHGVELGSIPGSGVAGRVTRRDIMAHLDATPASVPVIAPLTGTITPAGLPAMVATPQAAPATYDTPTAQPWPGDVVEPMSKIRRLTSDHMAQARRVAAHVTSFFEVDLTRVARIRAGMRKDFEAQTGQKLTFLPFIVSAVIAQLKRHPVLNAAVNGSEIILRKQYNIGIAVALDPTGLIVPVVKRADDLSLGGLTKAINDLAARARSKGLKPDEVTQATFTITNPGVFGSVMGTPIIPVGTTAILGLGAIEKRPKVITGPDGEDTIAIRTCAYFSLSFDHKVVDGADADRFMADLKRALETLPDPSA; encoded by the coding sequence GTGGCTCGTATCGATATCGTAATGCCGCAGATGGGCGAATCCATCGCCGAAGGCACGCTCTCCCGCTGGCTCAAAAAGCCGGGGGACACGGTCAAGCGCGACGAGCCGCTCTTCGAGATCTCCACCGACAAGGTGGACGCCGAGATCCCGTCCCCGTCGGCGGGGATCCTGGTCGAGGTCATCGTGACCGAGGGCATGACGGTGCCGGTGCAGGCGATCGTGGCACGGCTCGAGACGGACGCGGCTGCCGCCGTGGTCTTCGCCTCGCCGGCGCCGGCGCCCGCCGCCACGCCGAGTGTCGCCACGCCGGCTCCGGCCAGCGCGGCGCCGGTGACCGAGGCGCCGGCCCCTGCGCCGGCCCCGCCCGCAGCGCCCGCCGGCAGCGTCGAGGAACGCCTCCGCACGCGCTCGTCACCGCTGGTCCGGAAGATCGCTGCCGAGCATGGCGTCGAACTCGGCAGCATCCCCGGATCCGGCGTCGCCGGCCGCGTCACGCGCCGCGACATCATGGCGCACCTCGATGCCACGCCCGCGTCGGTGCCGGTGATCGCGCCGCTGACCGGCACGATCACACCCGCAGGCCTCCCCGCGATGGTCGCCACGCCGCAGGCCGCGCCGGCCACCTACGACACCCCCACCGCCCAGCCCTGGCCCGGCGATGTCGTCGAGCCGATGTCCAAGATCCGTCGCCTCACCTCGGATCACATGGCACAGGCGCGCCGCGTCGCCGCCCACGTCACCAGCTTCTTCGAGGTCGACCTCACACGCGTCGCGCGCATCCGCGCGGGCATGCGCAAGGACTTCGAGGCGCAGACCGGGCAGAAGCTGACGTTCCTGCCGTTCATCGTGTCCGCCGTCATCGCCCAGCTCAAGCGGCACCCGGTGCTGAACGCGGCCGTCAACGGCAGCGAGATCATCCTGCGCAAGCAGTACAACATCGGCATCGCCGTCGCCCTCGACCCGACCGGCCTGATCGTGCCGGTGGTCAAGCGCGCCGACGACCTCTCGCTCGGTGGCCTGACGAAGGCGATCAACGACCTCGCGGCGCGCGCCCGCTCGAAGGGCCTCAAGCCCGACGAGGTCACGCAGGCCACCTTCACGATCACGAACCCCGGCGTCTTCGGCTCGGTGATGGGCACGCCCATCATCCCCGTCGGCACCACCGCGATCCTCGGCCTTGGCGCGATCGAGAAGCGGCCCAAGGTGATCACCGGGCCGGACGGCGAGGACACCATCGCCATCCGCACCTGCGCATACTTCTCGCTCTCGTTCGACCACAAGGTGGTCGACGGGGCGGATGCCGATCGCTTCATGGCGGACCTGAAGCGGGCGCTCGAGACACTGCCCGACCCCAGCGCCTGA